A genome region from Arachis duranensis cultivar V14167 chromosome 8, aradu.V14167.gnm2.J7QH, whole genome shotgun sequence includes the following:
- the LOC107461549 gene encoding uncharacterized protein LOC107461549 yields MDDTSANEHAPHHTPPPPLVSVAPFSTAGRRLSATFQRRSSIPVPSDKPPVAWISLQGRLVNTENASSARTVGLTGEEALAWELFTPVQRFLLVAVIAVAVSESKKNKQIWNLKKSVELRDQVLSSMQQKLDDLCEQLNSTKELSTAAFNKSSNKDGELQSSEAFDAEKIKFVDCGCWHCEQHYDLFNELGASITRDSIGNESIQCKNSFSNEEQEERRMSDLSDWASSVTSSAEIQLNNLVVEQDIYNLKRDCEEKDATIKNLTTLMKSSEAANYKRAAELEDIIRRKNSTISKLKKDLVVLEQKVMQLTRERRASFTAGESNGSSVLPQMRDNLIYDMDSTSSPSSSDSDSTPINNARDTPHYSPSARNQKSAPAKVPRSRSVSPLKEVSSNRKFNAASSSSQKQLSARGDLKKSRRRSLGGAKSASGHKRWV; encoded by the exons ATGGACGATACTTCTGCAAATGAACACGCTCCTCACCACACGCCTCCTCCGCCTCTCGTATCCGTAGCTCCCTTCTCCACCGCCGGGCGCCGCCTCTCTGCCACCTTCCAACGGCGGTCCAGCATCCCTGTCCCTTCGGATAAGCCTCCGGTGGCGTGGATATCCCTGCAGGGACGGCTGGTTAACACCGAGAATGCCAGCTCAGCTAGAACCGTTGGGCTAACCGGAGAGGAGGCGCTTGCGTGGGAGCTCTTCACACCTGTTCAGAGGTTTCTGTTAGTTGCGGTTATTGCCGTTGCAGTTTCTGAGTCCAAGAAGAACAAGCAGATATGGAACCTTAAGAAGTCCGTTGAGCTTAGG GACCAGGTGCTATCAAGCATGCAGCAGAAGCTTGACGATCTTTGTGAGCAGTTAAACAGCACTAAAGAGCTCTCAACTGCTgccttcaacaaatcatcaaaCAAGGATGGAGAATTGCAATCGAGTGAGGCATTTGACGCTGAGAAAATCAAGTTTGTTGATTGTGGTTGTTGGCATTGTGAACAACATTACGACCTTTTCAATGAATTG GGTGCATCTATTACAAGAGATTCCATTGGAAATGAGTCTATCCAATGCAAGAATTCTTTCTCTAATGAAGAACAAGAGGAACGAAGAATGTCTGATTTGTCAGATTGGGCTTCAAGTGTCACCTCTTCTGCAGAAATTCAG TTAAACAACTTGGTTGTAGAACAAGATATTTATAATCTTAAGAGGGATTGTGAAGAGAAAGATGCAACAATTAAGAATCTAACCACCCTGATGAAATCCTCTGAGGCTGCTAATTACAAG AGGGCTGCTGAACTAGAAGACATCATACGTAGGAAGAATTCGACGATCTCAAAATTAAAGAAGGATTTGGTGGTTCTAGAACAAAAG GTTATGCAGCTTACCAGAGAACGCCGAGCCTCCTTCACTGCCGGTGAATCCAACGGTAGCAGTGTGCTGCCTCAAATGAGGGACAATCTCATCTATGATATGGATAGCACTAGCAGTCCTTCATCTTCCGATTCAGATAGTACTCCAATCAACAATGCAAGAGATACTCCACATTATTCGCCTTCAGCAAGGAATCAGAAATCTGCCCCTGCAAAAGTACCTAGATCTCGATCCGTGAGTCCTCTTAAAGAAGTTTCAAGTAACAGGAAATTCAATGCAGCCTCCTCTTCGAGCCAAAAGCAACTGTCAGCTCGTGGGGACTtgaaaaagagtagaagaaggtCTCTTGGTGGGGCTAAGAGTGCATCTGGACATAAGAGATGGGTGTAA